In the Candidatus Methylomirabilota bacterium genome, one interval contains:
- a CDS encoding response regulator transcription factor, whose translation MTRIRVFIADDHAVLRAGLRMLLGAQPDMEVVGEAADGDEAVRAVVETRPDVALVDLTMPGSGGLKAIERIRQESPRTRVLVLTMHDGPAYLRAALAAGSSGYVVKSAADAELLSAIRTVHRGRTVVDPALAALLVQSAYGRKPVGGRGSGGGAASLLSPREREVLDLVAQGHTNQQ comes from the coding sequence ATGACCCGGATCCGGGTCTTCATCGCCGATGACCACGCCGTCCTGCGGGCCGGGCTCCGGATGCTGCTCGGCGCCCAGCCCGACATGGAGGTCGTGGGGGAGGCGGCCGACGGCGACGAGGCCGTGCGGGCCGTCGTCGAGACCCGGCCGGACGTGGCCCTGGTCGACCTCACCATGCCGGGGAGCGGCGGCCTCAAGGCCATCGAGCGCATCCGGCAGGAATCGCCGCGGACGCGGGTGCTCGTCCTCACCATGCACGACGGGCCGGCCTACCTGCGCGCCGCGCTCGCCGCCGGGAGCTCCGGCTACGTCGTCAAGAGCGCGGCGGACGCCGAGCTCCTGTCGGCGATCCGGACCGTCCACCGGGGGCGCACGGTCGTCGATCCGGCTCTCGCCGCGCTGCTGGTCCAGTCGGCCTACGGGCGCAAGCCTGTTGGAGGCCGCGGGAGCGGAGGCGGCGCGGCGAGCCTGCTGAGCCCGCGCGAGCGCGAGGTCCTCGACCTGGTCGCCCAGGGGCACACCAATCAGCAG
- a CDS encoding 2OG-Fe(II) oxygenase, whose translation MDYIDEERLRETLAGAPAAYQAASPFPHIVIDGFLKAEVAAALEAQFPKVDHTLWKHHLHLNSHKFACNTLGALPELFQAVIRELNSPPLLEYLEALTGIAGLSADGELEGGGLHQIVPGGYLRVHADFNYHPATGYHRRLNLLLYLNREWRGEWDGNLELWRPDMSGCGKSVVPALNRCVIFSTTDVAFHGHPRPLKCPPTMSRKSVALYYYTAERPLEEVSRPHSTLYRRATSDARLAERAKVLGALLFSGALYKTVKWHLMEYLSDLLEKF comes from the coding sequence ATGGACTACATCGACGAGGAGCGTCTGCGCGAGACGCTCGCGGGCGCTCCCGCCGCCTACCAGGCGGCGTCGCCGTTTCCCCACATCGTCATCGACGGCTTCCTGAAGGCCGAGGTGGCCGCCGCCCTCGAGGCGCAGTTCCCGAAAGTCGATCACACCCTGTGGAAGCACCACCTCCACCTGAACTCGCATAAGTTCGCCTGCAACACGCTCGGCGCCTTGCCCGAGCTCTTTCAGGCCGTGATCCGGGAGCTGAACTCGCCGCCCCTGCTCGAGTACCTGGAGGCGCTGACGGGCATCGCGGGCCTCTCGGCCGACGGTGAGCTGGAGGGCGGCGGGCTCCACCAGATCGTGCCGGGCGGGTACCTGAGGGTCCACGCGGACTTCAACTACCATCCCGCCACCGGCTATCACCGGCGGCTCAACCTCCTCCTCTACCTGAACCGCGAGTGGCGGGGCGAGTGGGACGGGAACCTCGAGCTGTGGCGTCCCGACATGTCGGGCTGCGGGAAGAGCGTCGTCCCGGCGCTGAATCGTTGCGTCATCTTCAGCACCACCGACGTCGCCTTTCACGGCCACCCGCGGCCGCTCAAGTGCCCGCCGACGATGAGCCGGAAGTCGGTGGCGCTCTACTACTACACGGCGGAGCGACCCCTCGAGGAGGTGAGCCGTCCCCACAGCACGCTCTACCGGCGGGCGACGTCCGACGCCAGGCTGGCCGAGCGGGCGAAGGTGCTGGGGGCGCTGCTCTTCTCAGGCGCCCTCTACAAGACGGTGAAGTGGCACCTGATGGAGTACCTGAGCGACCTCCTCGAGAAGTTCTGA
- a CDS encoding lysylphosphatidylglycerol synthase transmembrane domain-containing protein, whose translation MTVSAPPPPAARYGRGVGGPPPGEYPPPAAKWSPGALARWGAALLVSGGLLAYLFVSRDVDPRAIGPMVSAISLPGVAAFVLVSLVALVLRALRYWILLERRAPLWPLTLVTLVRNLFVDLVPARAGAAASYLYLVTARLGLPAEAAIASFALSFVLDTLALAPLLLLAVLLAGTGPLPPLVLVGGSLVILVGAMAALLVLAPVLRVAANVAARLPGLLARAATPLKRAAAEVRQLDVRRVLVPAFGLSLLLRVAKYGAYYCLLQALLVGQGHAWWSLDFLRVFLSVAGAELAASLPLPTIASLGPYEAVGALGFEQWLGFGRELATLAATAFHGLSQIHDYSLGLLALSWIMAPWAGRYTGAR comes from the coding sequence ATGACGGTGTCGGCACCGCCGCCACCGGCGGCGCGGTACGGAAGGGGAGTGGGTGGGCCGCCGCCGGGCGAGTACCCACCGCCGGCTGCCAAGTGGAGTCCCGGAGCCCTCGCCCGGTGGGGCGCCGCCCTGCTGGTCTCGGGCGGGCTCCTCGCCTATCTCTTCGTATCCCGAGACGTCGACCCCCGGGCCATCGGCCCGATGGTGAGCGCCATCTCGCTTCCAGGCGTGGCGGCCTTCGTCCTGGTGTCCCTCGTGGCCCTCGTCCTGCGCGCGCTCCGCTACTGGATCCTCCTGGAGCGGCGGGCGCCTCTCTGGCCACTCACGCTCGTCACCCTCGTCCGCAACCTCTTCGTGGACCTGGTGCCGGCGCGGGCCGGGGCGGCGGCGAGCTACCTCTATCTGGTGACGGCCCGGCTCGGGCTCCCGGCGGAGGCGGCAATCGCGTCGTTCGCGCTCTCCTTCGTCCTGGACACCCTGGCCCTCGCCCCGCTGCTGCTCCTGGCCGTCTTGCTGGCGGGGACGGGGCCGCTCCCGCCGCTCGTGCTGGTGGGCGGGAGCCTGGTCATCCTGGTGGGCGCCATGGCGGCGTTGCTGGTGCTCGCCCCGGTGCTCCGGGTGGCGGCCAACGTCGCCGCCCGCCTGCCGGGCCTTCTGGCGCGTGCCGCGACGCCGCTCAAGCGCGCGGCCGCCGAGGTCCGCCAGCTCGACGTCCGCCGGGTGCTGGTGCCGGCCTTCGGGCTGTCGCTGCTCTTGCGGGTGGCCAAGTACGGCGCCTACTACTGTCTCCTCCAGGCGCTCCTGGTCGGCCAGGGACATGCGTGGTGGAGCCTCGACTTTCTCCGGGTCTTCCTGAGCGTGGCCGGGGCCGAGCTGGCGGCCTCGCTGCCGCTGCCGACGATCGCGAGCCTGGGCCCCTACGAAGCCGTCGGCGCGCTCGGCTTCGAGCAGTGGCTGGGGTTCGGGCGCGAGCTGGCGACGCTGGCCGCCACGGCGTTCCACGGGCTGTCGCAGATTCACGATTACAGCCTCGGCCTCCTGGCGCTCTCGTGGATCATGGCGCCCTGGGCCGGGCGGTATACTGGGGCGAGGTGA
- a CDS encoding glycosyltransferase family 2 protein: protein MGQSVVVVMPAYNAEATLERTWRDLPRDMVDEVILVDDASRDRTVEIARDLGLTVIVHSENRGYGANQKTCYRAALERKADIIAMIHPDYQYDARLLPLLVGFVELGICDLVLGSRVRSRAEALAGHMPVWKYFANRALTITENLVLGQNLGDFHSGFRVYARTVLETVPFERNSDDFVFDSEMLVQAAHFGFRIGDCPVPARYFAEASSIGFRRSVVYGLATLRVLFQFVAHRAGVLDCPLFRPRPAPGAS from the coding sequence GTGGGGCAGAGTGTCGTGGTCGTCATGCCCGCGTACAACGCCGAGGCCACCCTCGAGCGGACCTGGCGCGATCTCCCCCGGGACATGGTGGACGAGGTCATCCTGGTGGATGACGCCAGCCGTGACCGCACGGTCGAGATCGCCCGCGACCTCGGTCTGACCGTGATCGTGCATTCCGAGAACCGCGGCTACGGCGCGAACCAGAAGACCTGCTACCGGGCCGCCCTCGAACGCAAGGCCGACATCATCGCCATGATCCATCCCGACTACCAGTACGACGCCCGCCTGCTCCCGCTCCTCGTCGGCTTCGTCGAGCTCGGGATCTGCGACCTCGTCCTGGGCTCCCGGGTCCGGAGCCGGGCGGAGGCCCTGGCCGGCCACATGCCGGTCTGGAAGTACTTCGCCAACCGGGCCCTCACCATCACCGAGAATCTCGTGCTCGGCCAGAACCTCGGCGACTTCCACTCCGGCTTCCGCGTCTATGCCCGCACGGTGCTGGAGACGGTCCCCTTCGAGCGGAACTCGGACGACTTCGTCTTCGATTCCGAGATGCTCGTCCAGGCCGCCCACTTCGGATTCCGGATCGGCGATTGCCCGGTTCCCGCGCGGTACTTCGCGGAGGCGTCCTCGATCGGCTTCCGCCGGAGCGTCGTCTACGGGCTCGCGACCCTCCGGGTCCTCTTCCAGTTCGTGGCCCACCGGGCGGGGGTGCTCGACTGCCCGCTGTTCCGTCCGCGACCGGCGCCCGGCGCTTCATGA
- a CDS encoding GAF domain-containing protein, which translates to MRFGRLQPYGLAVGASVAAFLLSRLLEPLIDPTEFPLFLGAVMLSAWYGGLGPGLLATALGIATGFSFFVPATPLGELSWNTWVRLGVFLVEALVVSGLTGALRASQARAEALVARTEAARAEVETAARRIQDLQQVTDAALAHLRLDDLLPELIRRIRQTLPADTVVILLLSEDEQELLVRAAYGLEQEVREGVRIPVGRGIAGQIAARREPIILENLSQVEISSPVLRAKGLQSLLGVPLMVEGRVIGVVHVGTLRPRSFTDDDTRLLRLVADRIALAIDHARLYEAAERARAAAEAAERRFRLLVDGVPDYAAYLVDREYRIASWNAGAERMKGYRDDEIMGQPFARFYPDDEVRRGAAERALAGAAAEGRWEEEGWRVRKDGSRFWASVLVTAMRDGAGRLLGFSVISHDLTERRRAASTRARLLDQVIAAQEEERRRVARELHDETGQSLTSLLVGLRTVHDADTLEAARVRAAELREITARTLAEVRRLAWGLHPSALDELGLVAALEHHAAEYTQAHGIVVDVEAWGLDGQRLPAPVERALYRILQEALTNAARHARAQKVSVVIQRHPAWVQVIVADDGCGFDVEAALRAAGAAGRLGLHGMRERAALLEGSVTIESTPGEGTTVYVRVPLASEPPREHLTGTT; encoded by the coding sequence ATGAGATTCGGGCGGCTCCAGCCTTACGGCCTGGCGGTGGGGGCGAGCGTGGCCGCCTTCCTCCTCTCGCGCCTGCTCGAGCCGCTCATCGACCCGACGGAGTTCCCGCTCTTCCTGGGCGCCGTCATGCTCAGCGCCTGGTACGGCGGCCTGGGGCCGGGGCTGCTGGCCACCGCCCTGGGCATCGCGACCGGCTTCTCCTTCTTTGTCCCGGCGACGCCGCTCGGGGAGCTCAGCTGGAACACGTGGGTCCGGCTCGGCGTGTTCCTCGTGGAAGCCCTGGTGGTCAGCGGCCTCACCGGAGCCCTGCGCGCGTCCCAGGCGCGGGCCGAAGCCCTCGTCGCCCGGACCGAGGCGGCGCGGGCCGAGGTCGAGACCGCCGCCCGCCGGATCCAGGACCTCCAGCAGGTGACCGACGCCGCCCTCGCCCACCTGCGCCTCGACGATCTCCTGCCGGAGCTGATCCGGCGGATCCGGCAGACGCTGCCGGCGGACACGGTGGTGATCCTGCTGCTCAGCGAGGACGAGCAGGAGCTCCTCGTGCGGGCCGCCTATGGGCTCGAGCAGGAGGTCCGGGAGGGCGTCCGGATCCCGGTCGGCCGCGGCATCGCCGGCCAGATCGCCGCCCGCCGCGAGCCGATCATCCTGGAGAACCTGTCTCAGGTCGAGATCTCGAGCCCGGTCCTCCGCGCCAAGGGGCTCCAGTCGCTCCTCGGCGTCCCCCTCATGGTCGAGGGTCGGGTCATCGGGGTCGTTCATGTCGGGACGCTGCGGCCTCGCTCGTTCACGGACGACGACACCCGGCTCCTGCGTCTGGTCGCCGACCGGATCGCCCTCGCCATCGACCACGCCCGGCTCTACGAAGCGGCCGAGCGGGCGCGCGCCGCCGCCGAAGCGGCCGAGCGGCGCTTCCGGCTGCTGGTCGACGGCGTGCCCGACTACGCCGCCTACTTGGTCGACCGCGAGTACCGGATAGCGAGCTGGAACGCCGGCGCCGAGCGCATGAAGGGCTACCGGGACGACGAGATCATGGGGCAGCCGTTCGCGCGGTTCTATCCGGACGACGAGGTCCGGCGAGGCGCCGCCGAGCGGGCGCTGGCCGGGGCGGCCGCCGAAGGCCGGTGGGAAGAGGAGGGCTGGCGGGTCCGGAAGGACGGCTCGCGCTTCTGGGCGAGTGTGCTGGTCACGGCCATGCGCGACGGCGCCGGGCGGCTCCTCGGCTTCTCCGTGATCAGCCATGATCTGACCGAGCGACGGCGGGCGGCGTCGACCCGCGCGCGTCTCCTCGACCAGGTGATCGCCGCCCAGGAAGAGGAGCGGCGTCGGGTTGCCCGCGAGCTGCACGACGAGACGGGCCAGTCCCTCACCTCGCTCCTGGTCGGGCTCCGCACCGTCCACGATGCCGACACGCTCGAGGCCGCGCGAGTCCGCGCGGCGGAGCTCCGGGAGATCACCGCCCGCACGCTGGCCGAAGTGCGGCGCCTCGCCTGGGGCCTCCATCCGAGCGCGCTCGACGAGCTCGGGCTGGTCGCCGCGCTCGAGCACCATGCGGCCGAGTACACGCAGGCTCACGGCATCGTGGTGGACGTCGAGGCCTGGGGGCTCGATGGCCAGCGCCTGCCGGCGCCCGTCGAGCGGGCGCTCTACCGCATCCTCCAGGAAGCCCTCACCAATGCCGCCCGGCACGCCCGGGCGCAGAAGGTGAGCGTCGTCATCCAGCGGCATCCGGCCTGGGTGCAGGTGATCGTGGCCGACGACGGCTGCGGCTTCGATGTGGAGGCCGCCCTTCGGGCGGCGGGCGCCGCGGGCCGGCTGGGACTCCACGGGATGCGCGAGCGTGCCGCGCTCCTGGAGGGGTCCGTCACGATCGAATCGACGCCCGGCGAGGGCACGACGGTCTACGTCCGGGTCCCGCTCGCCTCCGAACCACCCCGGGAGCATCTCACGGGAACGACATGA
- a CDS encoding NAD-dependent epimerase/dehydratase family protein translates to MNVLVTGGAGFIGSFVVDALVARGDRVRILDSLDSQVHPGGAAPRYLHPEAELHRGDVRDAPTVQRALAGMDGVLHLAAVVGVGQSMYQVDRYVDHNGRGTAVLLDEVIKGRDAVQKLVVASSMSLYGEGSYVCPACGPVSDDERFAAAAAARRWEIACPSCGERLVPVPTGESKPARATSVYAITKRLQEELALAIGRAYGIPTVALRFFNVYGPRQSLSNPYTGVAAIFMSRLRNGRPPLVFEDGEQSRDFVSVHDLVRGILLALDRDEANGGIYNVGTGAPVTVRQIAEVLAELLGVAIPPEITHRFRAGDIRHCFADIGRIRRDLGYEPQVTLREGLRELVAWSRDEPAVDRVEEATEELRTRGLA, encoded by the coding sequence GTGAACGTGCTGGTCACCGGCGGGGCGGGGTTCATCGGGAGCTTCGTCGTCGACGCCCTGGTGGCGCGAGGCGATCGGGTGCGGATCCTCGATAGCCTCGACTCCCAGGTGCATCCCGGCGGGGCGGCCCCCCGGTATCTCCACCCCGAGGCGGAGCTCCACCGCGGCGACGTCCGGGACGCCCCGACGGTCCAGCGGGCCCTGGCCGGGATGGACGGCGTGCTCCACCTGGCGGCCGTGGTCGGGGTGGGGCAGTCCATGTATCAGGTGGACCGCTACGTCGATCACAACGGCCGCGGGACGGCGGTGCTGCTCGACGAGGTGATCAAGGGCCGGGACGCGGTCCAGAAGCTGGTCGTCGCCTCGTCGATGAGCCTCTACGGAGAGGGGAGCTACGTCTGTCCGGCCTGCGGGCCCGTGTCAGACGATGAGCGGTTCGCGGCGGCGGCCGCCGCCCGCCGCTGGGAGATCGCGTGCCCGAGCTGTGGCGAGCGGCTCGTCCCGGTGCCTACGGGGGAGTCCAAGCCGGCCCGCGCCACCTCCGTCTACGCCATCACCAAGCGTCTCCAGGAGGAGCTGGCGCTGGCGATCGGCCGGGCCTACGGGATTCCCACGGTCGCCCTGCGCTTCTTCAACGTGTACGGTCCCCGCCAGTCCCTGTCCAATCCCTACACCGGGGTGGCGGCCATCTTCATGAGCCGGCTGCGGAACGGGCGCCCTCCGCTCGTCTTCGAGGACGGCGAGCAGAGCCGCGACTTCGTGTCGGTTCACGACCTCGTGCGCGGCATCCTGCTGGCCCTCGACCGGGACGAGGCGAACGGAGGGATCTACAACGTGGGGACCGGGGCGCCGGTCACGGTGCGCCAGATCGCCGAGGTCCTGGCCGAGCTCCTGGGGGTCGCCATCCCACCCGAGATCACCCACCGGTTCCGCGCCGGCGACATCCGCCACTGCTTCGCCGACATCGGGCGCATCCGGCGCGACCTGGGCTACGAGCCGCAAGTGACGCTCCGCGAGGGGCTCCGAGAGCTCGTCGCCTGGAGCCGGGACGAGCCCGCGGTCGACCGCGTCGAGGAGGCCACCGAGGAGCTGCGGACCCGGGGACTGGCGTAA